In the genome of Hydrogenispora ethanolica, the window CTTCGCGATGGTGTTGGCCTTCGTCTTTTTAGGCGAAAAAGCCGACCTCAAGACGGTCGGCGGCGGGCTGCTCATCGCGGCCGGAGCCCTGGTCATCGCGTTGAAGTAAGCCTCCGGCGGGATCCGGCGGCGGTCCGCCGTTCTTGAGGAGGTTCGCAAAGCCGCGGCGACTGTCGCCATACCTGCTTCAGGCCTGCCGGCGTCCGCGGCGGCGATTCCGGTTCCCCTGGCGGTCACCGCCACAGTGGCAGCGCTCATTGCCGGAACTGAGGCGGTGACTGCCAGGGTTGCGGCGGGGAACCTCATGATTGCGGCGATCGTTGCCGCGGTTGCGCGCGAGGCTCCGGTCGCCGCGGCGGCGACCGCCACAGTTTCGTCGCGGCTCAAAACAAACGCGGCAAAGGCCGCCGCTTTTCCTTTTCCAAGCCATGACGCTCTGGCGAGGGGCGCCGCGGCGCCGCCGGGAACTCCGGGACGGCCCGGACGCTTCCGGTTTCAGCCCACGCCGGATCAAAATCCTGCCACGGCCGCCCGTCGTGATTCAAGCGCCGTTCTCTTTGGCTGCGGGCAATTGGATGGTGAAGGTCGTGCCCACCCCGACGGCGCTGGCGACGCGGATCGTACCGCCGTGGTTGGCGATGATCTGCTTGGCGATGGCCAGTCCCAAGCCGGCTTTCCCTTTGGAGCGAGAGGCGTCCACTTGGTGAAAGCGGTCAAAGATCTTCTCCAGGTGTTCGGGGGGGATCCCTTCGCCGCTGTCGGCGATGCTCAACTGGAGGCTTTTCCCGGCCGGGCGCAGCGCGATCCGGATGCTGCCGCCGGCGGCGGTATGGCGGATGGCGTTGTCGAGCAGATTCTCAATCACCCGCCGCAGATGGGATTCGTCGCCATGGCATAGCGCCGGACCGCCGCTCTCGGTTTCGAGCCGGATCTGCTTGGCAGCTGCCAAAGGCCCGAAGGATTCGGCCACTCTGGCGACGACGTGGTCCAGGGGAAAATTCCGTTTCTCCAACACATACTGGTGCGAATCGATCCGCGCCAGGAGCAACAGCTGCGAAACCAAGCCGGTCATCTGTTGCAGCTCTTCGTTGATATTGTTCAGCCAATCCATCTGTTCGGCCACGGTCTCCCGGGGGTTGCTGAAGACCACGTCCAGATTGGTCTGGATAATGGCCAGCGGGGTCCGCAATTCGTGCGAGGCGTCCGCCAGAAAATCTTTCTGCTGTTGCCAGGCCTTTTGGATGGGAGCGATCGCCCGCTGGGCCATAAAGAGGCTGCCGGCCAGCGACAGCACAAGAAAGATGACTCCGGTGACGATCAGCGAGACCACCAGCGACTGCTGGATATTCTTGTCCTGCCTCAGGTCCTGAAAGATGATGACCGATCCCGCCCCCTTGGCGAGGGCGGTCCGGTAGTAATAATAGCTGGAACGGGAGAAAGCGACGGTCCCGCTCTCTTTACGCGCCCCCATGATCTTTTGCACCGTCCCGGAGAACTCCGCTAGCAGCGGCTCCATTCCGGGGGACTGAATCATATTCCCGGCGGGTCCGGTCTTAACGAAAAAGACCGGCGCCAAAGGCCGCTTAGCGGGGGGCTTGGGACCGAAAGGTTCCAGTAGCCGGACCGGCGGCGCCAGAATCCGGATCCGCTTCTCCAGTCCGGACGGGTCCCGCTGTTTGAGAAGGCCGAAAGCTTCCGGCGGTTTGGGAAAGCCGAAAGATTGCGGCGGTTTAAACGGATCAAAAGGCCGCTCCCGGCCGGGCTGGGGAGGCCGCTGGTCAAAGGGGGGAAATTCCGGCACGGTGCCGGATTTGATGAGCGTAGCCAGCCGTTTCGAAAAAAATTCGGCGTGGCTGATCATTTTGATCTGCAGCAAAATATAAACTCCGATGGTGAGCGAGACAAACAGCGCGGTAATGATGGCCAGATTGGTGAAGATGAATTGGAGTCGCAGTTTACGAAACATCGGCTTCTCCCTTGATAAAATACCCCACGCCGCGAACGGTCTGGATGCAGGAAGCGGAGAGCTTCTTCCGGAGGTAATGGATGTAGAGATCGATATTGCCGAATTCGGTCTCCGAGTCGTAACCCCAGACCCGCTCGAAGATTCGTTCCTTGGTCACCACCTGCCCATGGTTCCGCATCAGGATCTCCAGCAGCAGCGCCTCCTTGACGCTCAGCTGGATCGTAGCCGCGCCCCGGGTCACTTCACATTTGAGCGGATCCAGGATCATCCCCGCCGCCGCGATGGTGTCCCCGACCCATTCCTTGCTCTTTCTGCGGGCGAGCGCCCTGAG includes:
- a CDS encoding sensor histidine kinase, giving the protein MFRKLRLQFIFTNLAIITALFVSLTIGVYILLQIKMISHAEFFSKRLATLIKSGTVPEFPPFDQRPPQPGRERPFDPFKPPQSFGFPKPPEAFGLLKQRDPSGLEKRIRILAPPVRLLEPFGPKPPAKRPLAPVFFVKTGPAGNMIQSPGMEPLLAEFSGTVQKIMGARKESGTVAFSRSSYYYYRTALAKGAGSVIIFQDLRQDKNIQQSLVVSLIVTGVIFLVLSLAGSLFMAQRAIAPIQKAWQQQKDFLADASHELRTPLAIIQTNLDVVFSNPRETVAEQMDWLNNINEELQQMTGLVSQLLLLARIDSHQYVLEKRNFPLDHVVARVAESFGPLAAAKQIRLETESGGPALCHGDESHLRRVIENLLDNAIRHTAAGGSIRIALRPAGKSLQLSIADSGEGIPPEHLEKIFDRFHQVDASRSKGKAGLGLAIAKQIIANHGGTIRVASAVGVGTTFTIQLPAAKENGA
- a CDS encoding response regulator transcription factor: MRLLLVEDEIKLVKALSHLLRKNGYIVDVAVDGITGLEMAESGNYDLIVLDRMLPGNDGLSVIKELRRQGIHTPVIFMTAKDLPQDRVEGLDSGADDYLIKPFATEELLARLRALARRKSKEWVGDTIAAAGMILDPLKCEVTRGAATIQLSVKEALLLEILMRNHGQVVTKERIFERVWGYDSETEFGNIDLYIHYLRKKLSASCIQTVRGVGYFIKGEADVS